The Mucilaginibacter gracilis genomic interval ACAGGCCAGCCCCGCCACGTTTTATTTTCGCGAAAAATTTAAACTCGATAGTTTAACTATTTCGCTTCAGCAAACAGCCTTTAATACCAAATACTTACCTGCCTTAACCTTTGCGGGAAGCGGCGGAATGATGGCTTCCGATTTTACCAACATCCCGCACAACGTAGGTTTGGAGGCTTCGCTGCACCTCAACATCCCTATTTACGATGGCCGCCAGCGTAAAATTAACGACAGCCAAAATAAAATAACCCAGCAAGGCATTGCTTACGCCCGCGATAACTTTACCATTCAGCAAAAAAACTACCTGCAAAATATTCAAAAGCAAATTGGCCTGTTTAACCAAAACATGGTATTAATTAAAAAACTGATACAAAAGCAAGATTTACTATTGCAATTGGATAAAGAAAAACTGCAAAACGGCCAGCTATCCATCATCGAATACATTAAATCAATATCCGATTATGTAGCCGCAAAGCAAAACTTAACAGCCGCCAAAGTGCAGGTACTTTTATTGGCCAATCAATACAATTATTATAACTGGTAAAATGTATAAAAAACTACAAATATTAAGTGTTTTAGGTACAGCAATACTGCTGGGCGCTTGCACTGGTGCCGATAAGCCCGAAGGCGATGCCGAAGTTAAAAGCACCCCTTTGGTTACCCTCAGCAAGCCTGTTACGCATACTTTTAACAATAGCATTATTTTTAATGCTACTACACAGTATCAGCAAAAATCGGTAATAAGGGCAGGTATAACGGGTTATATTAAACACCGTGGTTGGAAAACCGGCGACTATGTAAAAACCGGCCAGGTATTTTGTACCATAACCAGTAAAGAGCAGCAGGCACTTAAAAATATTGATAAAGGCGGCATATTGGCCCAATTTCGCGATCCTATCAAAATAACTTCCGGTACATCGGGTATTATAACCGCCGTTAATTTCCAAAACGGCGATTATGTGAGCGAAGGCGATGTGTTGGCAAACCTGGTGCAAACATCATCATTAGTGTTATTGGTTAACGTGCCCGTTGAGTATTTGGGCAAAGTTAAAGCAGGCACACCCTGCACCGTAATAATGCCCGATGGCCGTCGGGTTAGCTCGCACCTGCAAAACGGTTTACCCACTGCCGATCCTGCCGTGCAAACACAATCCTTCATCGTAAACATGGGCGCAAACAATTTACCCGAAGGCGCAAATTTAAAGGTAAGCATATCTTTATCAGGCCCGCAAGCGGGCCTGGCAGTACCCGTTGCCGCCGTACAAACCGACGAAACACAACAGCATTTTTGGGTATTTAAGTTAGGAAAAAATAACATAGCCTATAAAGTGGAGGTACAGGCCGGCAAAATTTCGGCAGACTCGCTGCAAGAGATCAAAAGCGATAAAATTACCGCAACCGACCAGGTAATTGTCAACGGTGCTTACGGCCTGGCAGATTCGAGCAAAGTAAAACCCCTTCCGTCCCCTAAAGGGGAAACTTCTGATAAGTAATAGCCCATGAAAAAACAGATTATAAGATTTAAGCATTGGGCCAGCGCGATTCCCTCCCCACAGGAGGGTGCAGGGAGGGGTTTATGCGAGAGTAAGGCAAATACCAACCTCCCCACCGTTGTCATTGCGATAGAACCGGGGTTGGTAAGAGCGGTTGAGCGAAACAGAAATCTTCCGCGATATACAAAGCCGGACTGCATTATGAAAAAAATTTCTTACTTATTCCCCCTTCAGGGGGTTAGGGGGTACAATGCAAGATAACCATACAAGTAGCTCCCCCTTCAGGGGGCGGGGGGGGCTGGGGCTTCACCACCACTATAAAAAACCATTATTCGGTTTGCTGGTGCTTATCATTATGGGTGGGGTATACAGCTATAAGCAATTAAAAACAGGCTTGTTTCCGGATATTACCTTCCCCAAGATCAAAATTATTGCCGAAGCAGGGCAGCAGCCGGTTGATAAAATGATGACCACCGTTACCATTCCCATCGAAAACGCCATCAAACGTACCGAAGGGTTGGATTATATACGCAGTACCACATCTCGCGGCAGTACCGAGTTTAATGTTTTTTTACGCTGGGATGCCGATATTGACAAGGCTATGGCCCAGGTACAGGGCCTTACCGACCAAATTAAAGGCGATTTGCTGCCCAATACCCAAATATCGGTTCAAAAAATGAACCCGTCTATTTTACCCGTAATGGGCTTCTCGCTCGAAGGTAACCGCTCCGGTATCGAGCTCCGTAAAATAGCTCAGTTCCAGGTACGGCCCTTGCTGGCCGCCGTATCCGGCGTGGCCGATATTGCAGTTATAGGCGGCAAAACCAAAGAATACCAGGTAGTGTTGCAAGCGGCCAAACTTTCGGTTTTAGGTATTACGCCGGCGCAAATATCAACGGCTATTACACAGGCCAACATACTGGCATCCAATGGTTATATTAACGATCATGGCCGTATGTATTTAAACCTTACCGATAATGCCCTCGATAATTTAAGCAAGCTGCAAAACCTGGTGGTACTCAACAACCCGCACCGCACCGTGCAGCTTAAAGATGTTGCCGATATAAAAATTAACGCCCAAAAAGAGTACGTGCGCATAAACGCCAACGGTAAAGATGTACCCCTGGTTGCCGTAATTAAACAACCCGACGCCAATTTAATTGATGTTAATAACGATATTATGGCCAAAGTGGCCGAGCTTGATAAAATATTGCCGCCCGATGTACATTTAAAACCCTACTATAAGCAAGCCGATTTTGTTAACGACAGCATTAGCAGCATACGCGATGTACTTTGGATTGGCTTAATACTGGCCATTTTAGTGGTTATTGTTTTCCTGCGGTCGTGGCGGGCGAGTGTTATCATCCTCATTACCATCCCGGCTACCTTGGCACTTTCCGTTACCGGGATATTACTTGCCGGTTACACTTTTAATATCATGACATTGGGTGCCATTGCCGCCGCCATTGGCTTAATGATAGATGATGCCGTAATCGTTGTCGAACAAATTTACCGCAGCCACGAGGAGCATCCCGCCCAAGGTATGCACCATACCGTGCGCAAGGCCATAGCCTATTTGTTTCCGTCAATGCTGGGTTCGTCGCTAAGTACCATCGTCATATTTATACCTTTTATATTAATGAGCGGTGTGGCAGGTGCATACTTTAAGGTGCTGGCTTTCAGTATGATTATCACACTTAGTATGTCGTTTTTTGTAACGTGGCTGCTGCTGCCTATGCTGTTTATTTTTATCCCGCTAAGTAAAAATGTAAAACCGCATAAAGAGGTTAAAGATGGCTGGATCAAATTCTTTTTAAGGATGCCGTTTATCAGCATTGTTTTTATTGCATGCTGCATTGCTCTCATTGTGCTGCTTCCCGGAAGGTTGCCCTCAGGCTTTTTACCTCAAATGGACGAGGGTGCCATCGTTTTGGATTATAACAGTCCGCCCGGAACTACCCTTGAAGAAACCGACCGCATGTTGAAACAGGTTGACGACCTGATTAAAAAGCAACCCGAAGTAGCATCGTTTTCACGGAGGCTGGGCACCCAAATGGGCTTTTTTATTACCGAGCCAAACCGCGGCGATTATTTGATACAACTAAAAAAACAGCGCGATAAAACCACCGAAGCCGTGAGCGACGAGTTACGCGGTAAAATACAAGCCGTGTTACCACAACTCACCATTGATTTTGGGCAGGTAATTGAAGATATGCTTGGCGATTTAACCACATCGGCCCAACCCATAGAAATTAAAGTTTTTGGCGACGACCGTAAAACTTTAGAAGACATTTCGCGAAAAGCCGCCGCGCTGGTTAAAGACGTAAAAGGCACTGCCGACGTTTTCGACGGTATAACCATAGCCGGCCCGCAAATGACGGTTGTACCCAACGTAACCAAATTGGCCCAACTAGGCATGAACCCCGCCGATTTTCAGTTTCAGCTACAAACCCAGTTAGATGGTAATGTGGTGAGTACAATGGTAGAGAAAGAACAGTCCGTTAACATCCGCATGATTTATCCCAACGCTGCGCAAACATCGGTACAACAATTTGAGGCTACCAATATATTTTTACCATCCGGGCAAACCAAGGCACTTTCGGCTGTTGCCGATGTTAAAATTGAAGCTGGCGTAGCCGAAATAGAACGCGAAAACCAAAAAATGATGGGCGTAATAAGCGCCCGACTGGATAAGCGCGATTTGGGCGGTACACTTAAAGATATTCAAAGTAAGCTATCAACCATAAATATACCCCCGGGCTACCGCATTGAGTACGGCGGCGATTACGCCCAGCAGCAGAAAGCCTTTGCCGAATTGTTAACCATTTTAATAACATCAAGCATACTGGTATTTATTGTTTTGCTGGTTATGTTCCGCAGTTTTATGGCGGCGGCAATTATCATATTTTTAGCCATAATGGGTGCCGCAGGTTGCTTTGTAGCCCTGTTTATTACGCATACCCCTTTAAACGTAGGCAGCTATACAGGTATTATTATGATAATTGGGATTATTGCCGAAAATGCCATATTCACCTACCACCAATACCAAACCGGCCTGCTGGAATGGACAAGCGAACAAAGCATTATACACGCCATAGCAGCACGCCTGCGGCCCAAATTAATGACAGCCACCGGGGCCATTATAGCACTGCTTCCCCTGGCGCTCGGCATTGGCACCGGTGCCCAACTGCACCAGCCCTTAGCCATAGCGGTAATAGGCGGCCTGTTGTTTGCTCTGCCGTTGTTATTAATTGTATTACCAACCCTGCTTAAATTATTAAAGCACGGCAATACTCCAAATACCGAACACGGAGTTAATGAAGTAAATGGGTAATACAATTTTGGGTGATAAAAAACAATAAAATAGAACCGAGAACTATATTAATTTCTGTTAGATTTTTACGGAATTTAAAATAGAAAAATATATTTGAGCAGATCGCGATAAATAGAAATACAATGATCGGCTTATAACTTACCCAAATTTCAGCGTATGTTAACGCAGTAATTTCCAACTGCTTTTTGTTGCCATTAATTGCAGCAAAAACATCGTTGAAAGCATATTTTATACAAAGCATGTACGCACAACTTAAGGCATAATAAAAACCAGCATAAACCAATAGGTAAATGACAAGTATTTGATAGTTTAAGTTTTTAACCGGCCCTATATTTAACTGCGTTGGCATGGTAAGCTAATTTAATTAGCCAAAAGGTACGGGTAAATTTTCAAAAAAACATTTTCCACAAATATTTTCGCGGGGTTAACATCTTAATAACGAAAGCGCAATAAAATATACGTTACATTAAAGACCTGTTTGAGTAAATAAAACCTTGTAAATTTGTTGTGAATTTCAATAAGTGCTGTTTATAGCGTTATACCACCATGTTCCCGGTACATGCATATTTAATCACTTAAAACCCAATAGAGTTACCACCATCAACAGGTAACACAACCCCGGTAACATACTTTGCCGCTTCCGACGACAGAAAATATACTGCTTCTGCAACATCTTCCGGTTCGCCCAGTTTGCCCATCGGCGTACGCGACATCACTTTTTGTTTCCGCTCCGGGTCGCTGTCTAAAGCCTTTGCCGACATGTTGGTTTTTATAAACCCCGGTGCCACACAATTTACCCGTATGCCACGGGCCGATAGTTCAACAGCCATAGCCCTCGTCATGCCCTCAATTCCGGTTTTAGATGCCGTATAGGCAATAACGTAAGGTATACCATATTGCGCCGCCATCGAGCTAATGTTAATTATGCAACCAGTGCCGGCCTGTAGCATCACCTTTGTTACTTCGCGGCTAACGCTAAAAACGGCATTCATGTTGGTTTGCACCACCCGGCCAAATTCCTCGTCGCTCACTTCAGTAAAATGCTTTTTAAGGTTAATGCCGGCGTTATTAACCAATATATCAATATGGTTATACTCGGTAGTAATCTCGCTAATTAAAGCAGGTATAGTATCCAGTTTACCCAGGTCGGCCACTTTATATTGGCAAAGCTCGCCAAGTTCGGTTGCAACACGAGCTAAATTTTCTTCGTTACGGCCAATAATTATGGTTTGTATACCGCTTTGTACAAATTTTTTGGTAACGGCTAAACCTAAGCCAGAAGCTCCGCCAGTTACAATTGCAGTTTTTTTCATTGGGGTTATTTAGTGGTAGAAATTAATTTAAGAGGTTTTTTTATGGTGGATAATTTTTCGTCAATAAAAATTAAAACGGTGCTAACACGTTTAACTTATAACCAACCAAAAAAATATGCAACAATTTGCCGCCGGATAGCGCTTTATTAATTATTTGTTTTTTCTTTGTAATCGGTTGCAAATATGTGCGAAAATACTCAATTTCAATCAAATTTTTAAAAAATTGATTGTTAATAACCGACAGAAAAATATTATAAAACGATAACCTTATTTAAACCATTCACCCTAAATATGCTACCAAATTTAGAACAAACATTCCGTTGGTTTGGCCCTGCCGACCCGGTAACCCTGGCTGCAATTAGCCAAACCGGTGCTACAGGCATAGTAACTGCACTACACCATATCCCTTGCGGGGACGAATGGAGCCTGGCCGAGATTAACCAACGTAAAGATATTATTGCTAAAGCAGGTTTGCGTTGGTCGGTTGTGGAGAGTGTAAACATACACGAGAGTATCAAAACCGCCGGAGAACACCGCGACCACTATATTGCCAAATACATTGCAACTTTACGCAATCTGGCGGCGGCTGGCCTAAAAACGGTGTGCTACAACTTTATGCCCGTGCTTGATTGGACGCGTACTAATTTAGATTACCGCCTGCCCAACAATGCTTCGGCCTTGCGTTACCATGCCCCGGCTGTGGCGGCATTTGATTTGTATATTTTAGAGCGCGAAGGTGCTTATACCGATTTTACCCCTAAACAGCAACAAGCCGCAAAGCAATTTTTGGATAGCATTGATGCCCAACAAAAAGAATATTTAACCAACACCATTATGGCCGGCCTGCCCGGCACCGATGAGGTATTTACCATTGCCGAATTTAAAGAGCACCTGCAACGCTACGCACAAACAGATGCCGCCAAGCTTAAAGAAAACCTGGCCTATTTTTTACGCGCCATAATACCGGAAGCGGAAAGCGCCGGAATAAAAATGTGCATCCACCCAGACGATCCGCCTTTCCCTATACTGGGTTTACCCAGGGTTGTATCAACCGAGCAAGACCTGCGCGACCTGGTTAACTATTGCCCGTCTCCGGCAAACGGCATAACGTTTTGCACCGGTTCGTTGGGTGCCCGTGCAGATAACGACCTGCCCGGTATAGTAAGCAGGCTGGGAAGCCATATCCACTTTATCCATTTACGCAACGTACAACGCGAGGCCGACGGCAGCTTTTACGAAGCCGACCACCTGGGCGGCAGCACAAACATGTATGCCGTAATGAAAAATATTATTTTGGAGCAAAAAAAACGAACAAACAGTAACCGAAACGATATAAGCATACCCATGCGCCCTGATCATGGCCATAAAATACTCGACGATTTTAACTATAATACCTATCCCGGCTACTCGGTTATTGGCAGGCTCAAAGGCCTTGCCGAACTTCGCGGTTTAGAGATGGGCATCAAGCAAACTTTGTTTGACGAATTGGTTTCTTAATTGTTCAATAAACATGAAGTGTAAGCTGTTTTTAGTTTTTTTATTAGCAACCGCCTTTAGCGGGCAAACATTTGCGCAGGTAAGCGTGTGGTTAACCAACGCCGATAAATCGGCCCTGTTTGCCCGGCAAAAACAAACCCTTGTATTTAAAGCGACCGATGAACAAAACCAGATTATCACTCTCGACGAAACCGTAACCTACCAAACTATTGATGGTTTTGGTTTTGCCCTAACCGGGGGCAGCGCCATGCACATCATCCGCATGGCCCAACCTGCGCGCGAAGCCTTGCTCAAAGAGCTTTTTGCTACCAATGATAATAATATCGGCGTAAGCTATTTACGTTTAAGCATTGGCGCATCGGATTTGAACGATCACGTTTTTTCGTACGACGACCTGCCTGCCGGGCAAACCGATACAAAGCTGGAAAAGTTTGATCTCGGTCCCGATAAAAAGGATGTTATCCCTTTGCTGAAACAGATATTGACCATTAATCCTAAAATAAAGATCCTGGGTTCGCCATGGTCGGCCCCGGTGTGGATGAAAACCAATGGCCATACCCGGGGCGGCAGTTTAAAACCCGAATACTATGAGGCTTATGCCAATTACCTGGTTAAATACCTAACCGAAATGCAGCGTAACGGTATTACCATTGATGCCATAACCGTGCAAAACGAACCCCTCAATCCGGCTAATAACCCCAGTATGTACATGGAAGCGGCAGATGTGGCCGCATTTATAAAAACCAGCCTGGGCCCAGCCTTTAAAGCAGCCGGAATTAAAACCAAAATTGTGATATACGACCATAATGCCGACAGGCCCGATTATCCCATTACGGTTTTAAACGATCCCGAAGCTAAAAAATATATTGATGGTTCGGCCTTTCATTTATACCAGGGCGATATAGATGCATTAAGCCGGGTACACAAAGCCCATCCGGATAAAAACCTGTATTTTACCGAGCAGATGGTTATTGATGATCGCGATTCGTCACAATTTAAGGTATCAAAACCGGTGTCTGATGTTTTTATCGGGGCCACCCGTAACTGGTGCCGCAATGTGCTGGAATGGAACCTAGCCGCCGATGCCCAAAATCAGCCGCATACCGATAGGGGAGGTTGCCCCATGTGCCAGGGCGCGGTTACCATAAATAACGATGCCGTAAAGCGCAGCATAGCTTATTATGCAATGGCACACTTTTCTAAATTTGTAAGGCCAGGAGCGGTTAGGGTGGCATCAAACAATTTGGATGCCTTGGCCAGCGTGGCCTTTAAACTGCCCGATAGTAAAAAGGTTTTAATTGTTACCAACACAGGCACAACAACCCAAATTTTCGACATTTTTTTTAAAGGTAAAGCCGTTACTACCAGTTTAAAAGCAGGTTCGGTAGCAACATATTTGTGGCAATAACCTTTAACAGGCTGTTAAAAACACCTAAACTATCGTTCATTGCGAGTGATAGAATCCTATGGCCTATGAAAGTGAACTGACGAATAAGAGCGTTGACTTGTGCGATTCCCCTCTTGAGAGGGGCGGAGGGGTGTGTTATTTTCGAAATGCCTGTCGTACAACACACCCCTGCCACTGCACTCGCCAACGCGCCCCCTCTCCAAGAGAGGAATTAAAAACGTCATGGTTAGGTACCAAGGAATCTCACAAAACTGCGCCTTTAGGCACAATGCTTAACAACTACTTTTGCCCGGTAACTTAATGTTAGCCTATCAAACTAAAAAAGCCCGGTATTTTCATACCAGGCTCAATTATTTTTATCTGATTATTTTTTACTTGATGCCGTAATGGTCGTTCATTAACTTTTCAAACAAACCGCCGGGTAATATGGCCTTTAAAGTTGGCACAATGGTTTGGCCAACCTGCCCAACCAAATAACGGTGCGACGGGCTCGATGAATCTACAATTTTACATAACGTTTTAGCTAACGATTCGGGACTTGGCGCAATGCTTTCGTCTTTTTCCATTGCAGCAACGGCGGCATTGTATTCCGTTTCAAGGGCTTCATTCTGGATGCTAAAAGGTATTTTGCTGCGGTTTTGGCTAAAGTCCGATTTAAAATCTCCGGGGTTAATAATGGTTACCTTAACACCTGTATTGCGCAGTTCCATACGCAAACTTTGCGAGTAACCCTCAATAGCATATTTTGATGCGCTGTACATGCTTTGGTAAGGCAAACCAAACAAACCCGCCAACGAGCTGATGTTTACAATTAAGCCCTTTTTATTGGCAATCATGCCGGGCAATACCGCGCCGCACATGCGTATCACACCAAAAAAATTTACTTCAAACTGGCTCTTGGCGCTTTCTACAGGCATGGCATAAGCAGGGCCGGCTACACCGTTACCGGCATTATTTACCAACACATCCAGCTTGCCTTCGGCTTTAATAATGCTATCAATAGCCGCCTTTACCGATGCATCGCTGGTAACATCAAGCTCAATAGGTTTAAATGACACCGAACTTAACCGTTTTAAATCCCGCGCCGAACCATAAACTGCGTGGCCTTTTGCCTGCAATGCATTTGCACAGGCCAAGCCTATGCCCGATGATGCGCCTGTTACCAGAATAACTTTTTTCATTATATAAAGTATTGACTATTGAGGTGTTTTGTTGATAATTGTTTGTAGTGTAAAGATGCAAATTTATCAATAAGCGCAAAATTTGTTTTTATAATCTTGGTTTTTTGCAACAGCCTGTGGCTTATATTTTAACTTTTAAAAATACGATTAACACGTAATAGGCCACCCACAACAATAGGTTTGAGTACACACCGGCAAGTACATCGTCCATCATAACACCCATGCCGCCGGGGATATCTTCCATCTTACGGATAAACAAGGGTTTCACAATATCGAAAAAGCGAAATAAAACTAACCCCGCAATTAAAAAATACAAATTTGCCGGGATAAACAACATCGTAATCAGCATACCGGCAACCTCATCAATTACTACGCGCGAACTATCTTCGCCCCAGTCGGGTTCAACTTTATTGCTTACGTAAATGCCAATAAGTGTAATCACCATGGTGATAAGCAAAAAGTACCAGCCGTTTTGCAGGGCCGGGTTTTGCCACCAAAACCATATAAAAATGCAGGTTAACATGGCGGCATAAGTACCGCCGCCTTTTAAAAAGCCTACACCTGCAATTGATGCTATTATTTTATTCATTAACGGTTACCGGACTGTTTACCGGCATGATAGGGTAAAAAAACAGAATCAGGATTTATCCAAAACATCCTCGGCAGCTTCGGCAACTTCGGGTTCAATAATGTTTTTTTTAGGATAATTAAACAGTAACGATGTAATTACCGGGATAACAAAAATAGCCACCGTAAATACCGAAACAAAAATGTCGGCCTTTTCGCCTTCCATCATTTTAGAAAAAGCCGCATCCGGATAAAAGTGGATATATATCGAAGCTGTTAGTTTAATACCTAACACACCAATAACCACAAAGGCAACCGTTTCTAAAAATGTAAACTTTTCCATCAGCTTAACAAAAGCCTGCGCTACAAAACGCATGGCCAGTATACCAATAAAAACGCCGGTATAAATTAAAAAAACATGGTCGGTAAAGGCTACGGCAGCAAAAACGTTATCTATCGAGAAAGCCAGGTCCATTAATTCAACAATGGCAACTGTGGCCCAAAAAATGCCGAACACACCCA includes:
- a CDS encoding efflux RND transporter periplasmic adaptor subunit, which gives rise to MYKKLQILSVLGTAILLGACTGADKPEGDAEVKSTPLVTLSKPVTHTFNNSIIFNATTQYQQKSVIRAGITGYIKHRGWKTGDYVKTGQVFCTITSKEQQALKNIDKGGILAQFRDPIKITSGTSGIITAVNFQNGDYVSEGDVLANLVQTSSLVLLVNVPVEYLGKVKAGTPCTVIMPDGRRVSSHLQNGLPTADPAVQTQSFIVNMGANNLPEGANLKVSISLSGPQAGLAVPVAAVQTDETQQHFWVFKLGKNNIAYKVEVQAGKISADSLQEIKSDKITATDQVIVNGAYGLADSSKVKPLPSPKGETSDK
- a CDS encoding efflux RND transporter permease subunit, giving the protein MQDNHTSSSPFRGRGGLGLHHHYKKPLFGLLVLIIMGGVYSYKQLKTGLFPDITFPKIKIIAEAGQQPVDKMMTTVTIPIENAIKRTEGLDYIRSTTSRGSTEFNVFLRWDADIDKAMAQVQGLTDQIKGDLLPNTQISVQKMNPSILPVMGFSLEGNRSGIELRKIAQFQVRPLLAAVSGVADIAVIGGKTKEYQVVLQAAKLSVLGITPAQISTAITQANILASNGYINDHGRMYLNLTDNALDNLSKLQNLVVLNNPHRTVQLKDVADIKINAQKEYVRINANGKDVPLVAVIKQPDANLIDVNNDIMAKVAELDKILPPDVHLKPYYKQADFVNDSISSIRDVLWIGLILAILVVIVFLRSWRASVIILITIPATLALSVTGILLAGYTFNIMTLGAIAAAIGLMIDDAVIVVEQIYRSHEEHPAQGMHHTVRKAIAYLFPSMLGSSLSTIVIFIPFILMSGVAGAYFKVLAFSMIITLSMSFFVTWLLLPMLFIFIPLSKNVKPHKEVKDGWIKFFLRMPFISIVFIACCIALIVLLPGRLPSGFLPQMDEGAIVLDYNSPPGTTLEETDRMLKQVDDLIKKQPEVASFSRRLGTQMGFFITEPNRGDYLIQLKKQRDKTTEAVSDELRGKIQAVLPQLTIDFGQVIEDMLGDLTTSAQPIEIKVFGDDRKTLEDISRKAAALVKDVKGTADVFDGITIAGPQMTVVPNVTKLAQLGMNPADFQFQLQTQLDGNVVSTMVEKEQSVNIRMIYPNAAQTSVQQFEATNIFLPSGQTKALSAVADVKIEAGVAEIERENQKMMGVISARLDKRDLGGTLKDIQSKLSTINIPPGYRIEYGGDYAQQQKAFAELLTILITSSILVFIVLLVMFRSFMAAAIIIFLAIMGAAGCFVALFITHTPLNVGSYTGIIMIIGIIAENAIFTYHQYQTGLLEWTSEQSIIHAIAARLRPKLMTATGAIIALLPLALGIGTGAQLHQPLAIAVIGGLLFALPLLLIVLPTLLKLLKHGNTPNTEHGVNEVNG
- a CDS encoding SDR family NAD(P)-dependent oxidoreductase; the encoded protein is MKKTAIVTGGASGLGLAVTKKFVQSGIQTIIIGRNEENLARVATELGELCQYKVADLGKLDTIPALISEITTEYNHIDILVNNAGINLKKHFTEVSDEEFGRVVQTNMNAVFSVSREVTKVMLQAGTGCIINISSMAAQYGIPYVIAYTASKTGIEGMTRAMAVELSARGIRVNCVAPGFIKTNMSAKALDSDPERKQKVMSRTPMGKLGEPEDVAEAVYFLSSEAAKYVTGVVLPVDGGNSIGF
- the uxuA gene encoding mannonate dehydratase produces the protein MLPNLEQTFRWFGPADPVTLAAISQTGATGIVTALHHIPCGDEWSLAEINQRKDIIAKAGLRWSVVESVNIHESIKTAGEHRDHYIAKYIATLRNLAAAGLKTVCYNFMPVLDWTRTNLDYRLPNNASALRYHAPAVAAFDLYILEREGAYTDFTPKQQQAAKQFLDSIDAQQKEYLTNTIMAGLPGTDEVFTIAEFKEHLQRYAQTDAAKLKENLAYFLRAIIPEAESAGIKMCIHPDDPPFPILGLPRVVSTEQDLRDLVNYCPSPANGITFCTGSLGARADNDLPGIVSRLGSHIHFIHLRNVQREADGSFYEADHLGGSTNMYAVMKNIILEQKKRTNSNRNDISIPMRPDHGHKILDDFNYNTYPGYSVIGRLKGLAELRGLEMGIKQTLFDELVS
- a CDS encoding glycoside hydrolase family 30 protein translates to MKCKLFLVFLLATAFSGQTFAQVSVWLTNADKSALFARQKQTLVFKATDEQNQIITLDETVTYQTIDGFGFALTGGSAMHIIRMAQPAREALLKELFATNDNNIGVSYLRLSIGASDLNDHVFSYDDLPAGQTDTKLEKFDLGPDKKDVIPLLKQILTINPKIKILGSPWSAPVWMKTNGHTRGGSLKPEYYEAYANYLVKYLTEMQRNGITIDAITVQNEPLNPANNPSMYMEAADVAAFIKTSLGPAFKAAGIKTKIVIYDHNADRPDYPITVLNDPEAKKYIDGSAFHLYQGDIDALSRVHKAHPDKNLYFTEQMVIDDRDSSQFKVSKPVSDVFIGATRNWCRNVLEWNLAADAQNQPHTDRGGCPMCQGAVTINNDAVKRSIAYYAMAHFSKFVRPGAVRVASNNLDALASVAFKLPDSKKVLIVTNTGTTTQIFDIFFKGKAVTTSLKAGSVATYLWQ
- a CDS encoding SDR family oxidoreductase, whose amino-acid sequence is MKKVILVTGASSGIGLACANALQAKGHAVYGSARDLKRLSSVSFKPIELDVTSDASVKAAIDSIIKAEGKLDVLVNNAGNGVAGPAYAMPVESAKSQFEVNFFGVIRMCGAVLPGMIANKKGLIVNISSLAGLFGLPYQSMYSASKYAIEGYSQSLRMELRNTGVKVTIINPGDFKSDFSQNRSKIPFSIQNEALETEYNAAVAAMEKDESIAPSPESLAKTLCKIVDSSSPSHRYLVGQVGQTIVPTLKAILPGGLFEKLMNDHYGIK
- a CDS encoding phosphatidylglycerophosphatase A family protein — translated: MNKIIASIAGVGFLKGGGTYAAMLTCIFIWFWWQNPALQNGWYFLLITMVITLIGIYVSNKVEPDWGEDSSRVVIDEVAGMLITMLFIPANLYFLIAGLVLFRFFDIVKPLFIRKMEDIPGGMGVMMDDVLAGVYSNLLLWVAYYVLIVFLKVKI
- a CDS encoding TerC family protein; translation: MDFLHTLLGPDIKAGLLIILNLIVIESLLSVDNAAVLATMVIDLPKEQRAKALRYGIIGAYVLRGVCLFLASWLVKIWWLKPIGGLYLMYLAFNYFKGKIAEAGGGEDESVDKSQNWLYKSTVGVFGIFWATVAIVELMDLAFSIDNVFAAVAFTDHVFLIYTGVFIGILAMRFVAQAFVKLMEKFTFLETVAFVVIGVLGIKLTASIYIHFYPDAAFSKMMEGEKADIFVSVFTVAIFVIPVITSLLFNYPKKNIIEPEVAEAAEDVLDKS